The DNA region CGGAAATACGACTTCGGTCTGGGATTGATCACCCGGGAGATCGATCAGTTCAACAATGAAGAGCTGATGCAGACGATGAAATCCAACATCGGCATGGTGATCAGTTGCGCGCAAACCGAAGGGTCCGATGAAGTGGAAAGCCTCACCCGGAACAGTTTCCGTCGGGAGTTCATCGAATCCCTGCCGGTTCGGCACGCCGCGGTGTACATTCGCCTCAAGCGTCGTCAGCGCAGTGCCGTGACCACCTGCGTCGTGGAAAATGAACCGCCCCATGTGTACAAACCGGACGGGAAAGAAGCGAACCACAGAACGCCGGAGAAAGAGGAAGCCATGCAATGGGGATTGGAGTGGGGGCTGGAGATCATGAAGAATTCCCCGGAAGTCCGGCCGGTTGAGGTCGTGGACCGGGAAGTTGCCGACTACATGAATGCATCTTTGGACTACAAACAAAACAGCGGATGAAAAAACGGCAGGGCAGACCGGGACACCGGATTCCCGGTCTGTCTTTCACCCTTTTCGGAACGGGTTTTTGCGAGGATGGGGGGCGTCTTCTTGATCAACTTGCTGAAAGCCGTCTTATCATTGTTCAGGTCGACGTTGAATCTGATTGAGTCGGCGTTCATCGCCTTTTACGTCGGAAGTTCTTTCAATTCTCTCGCCTTGATGGTCGTGTTGTTTGTCACGTTCATGGGCTCTCTCTTTTTGAATGCCGTCATTCCGTTCGTGCTCGGCTGGGCGTTCCTCGCTTTTGTTGCCGTGTATCTCAACATCGATCAACCCCTGATCACCGCTCTGGTGGTTGCCCTGATTGCGGGGGGAATTCGTTATCTCATCTCCCGGATTCGGTTCCGGTCCTGAATCCGATTCAAGGATGGATGCACGTCAAACCGCCCGGATCGATTCTTTGTCGGGAAGTGGAACCCCTCTCCATGTTCTGCTATACTCTCCATGGACTGAACCTGAGGGGAAGTCTGGGAGGGATGGACATGGTGGATCGAAAGTGGGCGTATTATTACGTCACCATTATCATTGTGTTTTTGATCGGACGACCGGTCCTCATTCATTTGGCCGGATTTGAAACGGGGACGATCGATGAGACGTACCGGTGGGTCTATGTGGCCTGGGTGAACGGATTTTCTCTGTTGTTTTTGGGACCTGCCTTCTGGTGGATCACCCGGCGGATGCTCCGCATGATCGGCGGGAAGGTGGAGCGGCGGGAATGGCGGTTCGTTGCGTCGTTTTTCAGCTTGATCATTCTGATGATGGCGTTTGTGGTCGTCTATTACAGTTTCATTCTGTCTTTTTGAATCAGAGCCGGAATGAGCCGAAGAAGGATCTCTTCCGGCTTTTGTCATGAAAACCCGATGAAAAGATTCCTTCTTCGGGCCATTCGGACAGATTGGTTTCAGGCTCCGTGATTGGGGAAATCACGATCGGGGACCAAAAGAGCATACCGGATTCGTCTCTGCAACGGAATCCGGATTCGTCGTACGTTACTTGGAAACTGCGGGAGGGGTGCAAGCCGTGATTCGTCTGTTGGCGCTGGAGCGGGAGGATTGTGCTTGGCTGTTCTCGTGGGTGGAACCGACGCCCGCTTTCTTGATGCAATGGGCCGGACCGGGTCTGGTGTTTCCGCTTTCGTTGGAGCAACTGGAGCGAGATTGGGAACGGGGGATGGCAGCCGATTCCGGTCGGCTGATGTTCAAGGCGGTGGATGAACGGGGAGTGCCGGTGGGGACGGCGGAACTCTCCTCCATTGACCGGCTGAACGGCTCCGCCCGCATCCGTCGGGTGTTGATCTCTCCCGAATGTCGGGGAGCGGGATGGGGCGGGCGCTTGATCCGGGAACTCCTCAGGATCGGTTTTGAGGAGTTGGGATTGCACCGGATGGAGCTGGGCGTGTTTGATTTCAATGAAGCGGCGATCCGCTGCTATGAAAAGGCCGGATTTGTCCGCGAAGGAGTCTCCCGGGAATGTCGTCGGGTGGAAGGACGGTATTGGAATTTGGTACATATGGGCATATTGGCTCCGGAATATCGTCGGCTGCGGGAAGGGTCCGAATCTTCGGCAGGTTGAGCGGCCGTGGACAACGGAAACCTCCCCCGACGATGAAAATCCGGGATGAAAAATGCCGCCGACTCCGGAAAGAACAAGGTTTCGGCCGGGCGGAAATCCGGCTCACGGGACGAAGGAGAAAGGTTCCCGAAAAAAATTCGGACGAGATTTTTGCATCTTTTTCCAGTCGGGAGCTCACTCTAACAGAGACCGTACATCATGGGACAGGCGGTGAGCACATTGCCAACAGTGATTTCCGTTGGAACGGCGGTTCCTCCTCACCCCGTCAGACAGGAAGAGGCCAAGGAATTTGCCCGGGGAGTCTTCGGGTCTTCGCATGCGGAGATCGATCGGTTGTTGACGGTGTTTGATCATGCGGCGATTGAGACCAGGTATTTCAGCAGACCGCGTGAGTGGTTTGAAGAACCCCATTCTTTTGCCGAACGCAACCGGATTTATGCGGAGGTGGCCGGTGAACTGGCGGAATCGGCCATCCGTTCCTGCCTGGAGGGGACGGGGGTGAAACCTTCCGACATTGATCAACTCATCTTCGTTTCCTCCACGGGAATCGCCACACCGGGAATCGATGCCCACCTGTTCAACCGGCTGAACATGAAGCCGACGCTGAAACGGACGCCGGTGTGGGGATTGGGGTGTGCCGGCGGCGCGGCCGGCCTGGCGCGCGCGTGGGAAGGGGCCAGAGCGTTTCCGGAGAGCCTGGTATTGCTGGTTGCGGTGGAATGTTGCGGACTGACGTTTCGCCCTGAAGATACGTCGAGAAGCAATCTGGTGGCCACTTCCCTGTTTGCGGACGGAGCGTCGGCCGTATTGGTGGCCGGTGACCGGTCGAAGTTCGCAGGAAGAATCGAAGGACCCGTCATCGTGGACGCCATGAGTGTGACTTGGCCCGATTCGCTTTCCGTGATGGGATGGGAAGTGGAGGAAGACGGACTCAAAGTGGTCTTTTCCAAAGAAATTCCGCAGCTGGTCAGGCAGCGCCTTCGGCCGGAAGTGGATCGTTTTCTCGCACGCAGAGGGCTGCAGGTTCGGGATGTGGACACCTTTGTCGCCCATCCAGGCGGGAGAAAGGTTTTGGAGTCGTACCGGGATGCTTTGGACATACCCGCGGCGAAGCTGCAAACGTCGGCCGACATTTTGCGGCAATACGGCAACATGTCTTCCGCGACGGTGCTGTTTGTGCTTGAGCGGGAACTGGAGAAAAGCCACCGCTATGGCAGTTGGGGACTGCTCACGTCCCTGGGGCCCGGATTCAGTCTGGAGATGGTGCTGCTCCGCTTTGGCGAACCGGAACATGAGGGATGGAGCTCCCGTTTCGGATCGGGCGAACCGGAGTTCCACCGGACAAAGCAGGGTGAGAGCGTTGAGTGACAAGTGGTTTTGGCTGCTGTGGAGCGGATTGGCCATCCAGCGCTTGCTTGAATTGTCCCTGTCCGGACGAAACCGCAGGTGGATGGAATCCCGGGGCGGTTGGGAAGCGGGAAGGGAGCATTATCCGCTCATTGTGGGCGTCCATCTTCTCTTCTTTGCCGGAATGCTGGTGGAAGTATGGATCGGGGGAGCGCGTCCACCGGATGGGTGGCCGATTCCTTTTCTGCTTTTCCTGACATCACAGGCCCTTCGACTGTGGTGCATTCGCTCGCTCGGCCCTTGCTGGAACACGAGAATCATGGTGATGCCCGGCCACCCGTTGGTGAAATCCGGTCCGTACCGGTATCTCCGCCATCCCAATTACCTCGCCGTCGCGGGAGAGCTCCTCTTCTTTCCGATGATGTTCGGAGCATTTTGGACGATGATTTTGGTGAGCATGTTGAATGCGGCCTTGCTCGTGTTCGTGCGCATTCCCGCGGAGGAACGGGCCCTTCGCACGGCGACCGGAAAAGGACGGGCGGAACCCGGGCGATGATTCTCACTCACAGACGTGCAAAAATCCCCCTGACTCCAACCACGGGCCAGGGGGATTTTTGATTTGCCGAAACGTTGTCAAATGCTCGGGCGCGCCTCCGCGCGTCGGATCAGCCTGCTTTGGACTGTCGGTTTTGGGAGGAGTCCCAAGCTTCCACTCCGGTCAGACCCGGCAGGGAGTCCGCGGTAAACTCTGGATTTTTTCCTGCCTTGCGCTGCTCGTTGTAGTGTTTCAGCGCATTCATTGCCACTTTGCCCAGCAGCAAAATGGCCACAAGGTTGATGATGGCCATCAATGCCATGAACAAGTCGGCCAAATCCCAGACAATTTGTACCTTGGACACGGCCCCCCACATCACCATGCCCAGCACGGCGAGGCGGTAGGTGAACAGCCAACCTTTGCTCCGCTTGATAAATTCGATGTTGGTTTCGCCGTAATAATAGTTTCCGACCATCGAGGTGAATGCGAAAAGGAGAACGGCGAACGCCAGGAAATGCTGGGCCCAGATTCCGAGCTCCGCTCCCAAACCTTTTGAAGCGATTTCAATTCCGGACAGGTTGGCATCCGTGTAAGCACCGGAAACCAGCACAACCGTGGCGGTGGCGGTGCAGATCAAAAGCGTGTCCACAAACACACCGAGCGCCTGGATGAAACCTTGCTTCACCGGGTGGCTGACCGTGGCGGTCGCGGCCGCGTTGGGGGCGGAACCCATACCGGCTTCATTGGAGAAGAGCCCCCGTTTGATGCCCTGCATCATGGCTGCGCCGATCCCGCCGCCGACCACTTGCTCCAGGCCGAATGCACCGAGGACAATTTGCTTCAGCACATCCGGGATCACGGACAGATTGGTGACCGTCACATAAAGTGCCATCAGCAGGTAAGCAATGGCCATGAACGGGACCATCAATTCGGAAGCACGGGCAATCCGTTTGACACCTCCGAAGATGATAATGCCCAGGAAGATGACCAGTCCGATTCCCAGCACGGAGCGGTCCAATCCATAGGTGGACTCAAAGGCCACCGTAATCGTGTTGGATTGCACCGAGTTGAAGACGAGACCGAAGCACAAGGTGATCAGAACGGCGAACAGCACGCCCATCCAACGTTGTCCGAGCCCTTTTTCCATGTAATAGGCCGGACCGCCGCGGAACGTGTCCCCGTCTTTCACTTTGTAGATCTGGGCGAGCGTCGCTTCCACAAAAGCCGATGCACCGCCGATCAGCGCGATGAGCCACATCCAGAAGACGGCACCGGGCCCGCCCAGCGCAATGGCCATCGCCACCCCGGCGATGTTGCCCACGCCGACGCGGGAAGCCGTGCTGATGCAAAAGGCCTGAAATGAAGAGATTCCGCTTTTTTTGCCCATGCCTTCGCCCAGCAACCGGACCATTTCACCGATATGACGAAACTGGGCAAAGCCGGAGCGCAGGGTAAACCAGAGCCCCACGATGATCAGCATGGCGATGATCAGATAAGACCAAAGGAAGTCGTTGGTCATGGCCACGAATTGGCTGAACATTTCCACCGCTCTCACCTCTGTTTTCGTAAAAAGTTGCACAAATTCTTGTATATCATAACAGACACAAAACGGTCACTGACGAATATTGCCATCGGGATTTGGTGGACGGAAAAAGGCAAGAGTTTGTTGAAGTCGGCGGATGAAGAGGAGGAGAAGAAAGTGAATTTCGTCGATACGGAAAATTGGGGGTATTGAAACTTCTTTCTGTTTTTTGGGGTTTCAATACTGAAGGTCGATGTGGTTTGGAAACGGAGGGGCTTTATAACAAATAAAATCAATTTTGTCAATATATTTGGGGAGACGAGGTATGCCATTATTGGATGACGTGATTTTTTATCATGGAAACAGAGAGTTGGGACAGACAAAACATACATCCTGCCGAACTCCTTCGGGAGTCGGCGTCCCCCCGAAACCTTTGAAGGATTCGGGGGTTTTCAGTCTTCCCACATATGCAGGTCTCTCTCTCTCACCCGCTGGTAGACGTCGGCGGGATTGTGGGGACGTGTGGCGATGCGCATGCCGACGGCGAGAAAGTAGAAGGTGTTCGTATCGGGATCATGACGGTACAGAAGGCGCATGTTGGGGCGCTGCTGCTTGCCGGGGTTCCTGACCGAGAAGAATTTCTTCTTGCGAAATCCGCTGAGGGGCGGATATTTGAGAGGGGCTGCTTTGTGGGGACGGTGAATGACTTGATCGATGGCACGGTTGATTTGCATCAGGCATTCGGGAAATCGTTTGCGGCCGATCAAATGGAGCAGGAACGCCAGGTCATCGGCAAATTCAGGATGGTACTTTTCCTTGATCACCGCCTGATCTCTCCCGTCTCGGCCATGTTTTTCAGGAATGACAGCCGATCCATGGACTCCGGTTTTTCCGCCCAGGAGGAAGGAGAGGTATGGATGCGGGTTTCCAGCTCGCGGGAGAGGAGGAGATCTTCGAGGGTATCCTCCAGATCCGCCAGACGGTTCATCAGCGTTTCCCAGGTGTGAATGTCCAGGATCACGGCGCGAAGTTCGTCATTGTGGGTGAGCGTCAGTTTCCGATGGATGGCAAGAAGTTCTTCCAACCGGGAAGGGTCCAGGTCACGAAGATCGCCGGATGAGATCCGTTCGTCCGAATCAAAGGATTTGGTCATGAGGACGCTCCTCTCTCTCTCAGGTCAGGCCCGAATTGTTTCGTCCTGACTTCATTATACAGGCGAAGACGGGCAGGTTGAAAGGAATTTTGCGAAAAGTGGAACTTTGGGCGCGGGAGAAAGGGTCCCGCGACGGACGGGACCCGCAAAGGGATGAATTCCGTTCTCAGCCCGATCGCCGCTTGGCGAACCGGGCCAGCACGGGATGTGCTTTCCGCAGCCGACGATGCAGTTGTTCGAAGGTCTCCCGAATGTCCCACTGCGCTTCCGGAGAGGTTCGCAGG from Staphylospora marina includes:
- a CDS encoding GNAT family N-acetyltransferase — protein: MIRLLALEREDCAWLFSWVEPTPAFLMQWAGPGLVFPLSLEQLERDWERGMAADSGRLMFKAVDERGVPVGTAELSSIDRLNGSARIRRVLISPECRGAGWGGRLIRELLRIGFEELGLHRMELGVFDFNEAAIRCYEKAGFVREGVSRECRRVEGRYWNLVHMGILAPEYRRLREGSESSAG
- a CDS encoding alanine/glycine:cation symporter family protein; amino-acid sequence: MEMFSQFVAMTNDFLWSYLIIAMLIIVGLWFTLRSGFAQFRHIGEMVRLLGEGMGKKSGISSFQAFCISTASRVGVGNIAGVAMAIALGGPGAVFWMWLIALIGGASAFVEATLAQIYKVKDGDTFRGGPAYYMEKGLGQRWMGVLFAVLITLCFGLVFNSVQSNTITVAFESTYGLDRSVLGIGLVIFLGIIIFGGVKRIARASELMVPFMAIAYLLMALYVTVTNLSVIPDVLKQIVLGAFGLEQVVGGGIGAAMMQGIKRGLFSNEAGMGSAPNAAATATVSHPVKQGFIQALGVFVDTLLICTATATVVLVSGAYTDANLSGIEIASKGLGAELGIWAQHFLAFAVLLFAFTSMVGNYYYGETNIEFIKRSKGWLFTYRLAVLGMVMWGAVSKVQIVWDLADLFMALMAIINLVAILLLGKVAMNALKHYNEQRKAGKNPEFTADSLPGLTGVEAWDSSQNRQSKAG
- a CDS encoding type III polyketide synthase, which gives rise to MSTLPTVISVGTAVPPHPVRQEEAKEFARGVFGSSHAEIDRLLTVFDHAAIETRYFSRPREWFEEPHSFAERNRIYAEVAGELAESAIRSCLEGTGVKPSDIDQLIFVSSTGIATPGIDAHLFNRLNMKPTLKRTPVWGLGCAGGAAGLARAWEGARAFPESLVLLVAVECCGLTFRPEDTSRSNLVATSLFADGASAVLVAGDRSKFAGRIEGPVIVDAMSVTWPDSLSVMGWEVEEDGLKVVFSKEIPQLVRQRLRPEVDRFLARRGLQVRDVDTFVAHPGGRKVLESYRDALDIPAAKLQTSADILRQYGNMSSATVLFVLERELEKSHRYGSWGLLTSLGPGFSLEMVLLRFGEPEHEGWSSRFGSGEPEFHRTKQGESVE
- a CDS encoding isoprenylcysteine carboxyl methyltransferase family protein is translated as MSDKWFWLLWSGLAIQRLLELSLSGRNRRWMESRGGWEAGREHYPLIVGVHLLFFAGMLVEVWIGGARPPDGWPIPFLLFLTSQALRLWCIRSLGPCWNTRIMVMPGHPLVKSGPYRYLRHPNYLAVAGELLFFPMMFGAFWTMILVSMLNAALLVFVRIPAEERALRTATGKGRAEPGR